One Streptomyces sp. NBC_00223 genomic window carries:
- the mnmA gene encoding tRNA 2-thiouridine(34) synthase MnmA, translated as MPDGRRRRLRVLAAMSGGVDSAVAAARAAEAGHDVTGVHLALSANPQSFRTGARGCCTVEDSRDARRAADVIGIPFYVWDLADRFREDVVEDFVAEYAAGRTPNPCLRCNEKIKFAALLDKALALGFDAVCTGHYATVLVNADGTRELHRASDAAKDQSYVLGVLDERQLAHAMFPLGDTLTTKDEIRAEAERRGLAVAKKPDSHDICFIADGDTQGFLAKHLGTEEGAIVDETGARVGTHTGAYGFTIGQRKGLRLGVPADDGKPRYVLDISPVNNTVTVGPAEALDVTALTAIRPRWCGTPPAGPAAYTAQLRAHGEDVPVTAELTDGVLAVTFTGPVRGVAPGQAVVLYDGTRVVGSATIATTERAATRQPADHAAAHAGAGV; from the coding sequence ATTCCCGACGGCCGGCGCCGGCGCCTCCGCGTACTCGCAGCCATGAGCGGCGGCGTCGACTCCGCCGTGGCAGCGGCCCGCGCGGCCGAAGCGGGCCACGACGTCACCGGCGTCCACCTCGCCCTCTCCGCCAACCCCCAGAGCTTCCGCACCGGAGCCCGCGGCTGCTGCACCGTCGAGGACTCCCGCGACGCCCGGCGCGCGGCCGACGTCATCGGCATCCCCTTCTACGTGTGGGACCTCGCCGACCGCTTCCGCGAGGACGTCGTCGAGGACTTCGTCGCCGAGTACGCGGCCGGCCGCACCCCGAACCCGTGTCTGCGCTGCAACGAGAAGATCAAGTTCGCCGCGCTGCTCGACAAGGCCCTCGCCCTCGGCTTCGACGCGGTCTGCACCGGCCACTACGCGACCGTGCTCGTCAACGCCGACGGCACCCGCGAACTGCACCGGGCCAGCGACGCGGCCAAGGACCAGTCGTACGTCCTCGGTGTGCTGGACGAGCGGCAGCTCGCGCACGCGATGTTCCCGCTGGGGGACACCCTCACCACCAAGGACGAGATCCGCGCGGAGGCCGAGCGCCGCGGCCTCGCGGTGGCGAAGAAGCCCGACAGCCACGACATCTGCTTCATCGCCGACGGTGACACCCAGGGCTTCCTGGCCAAGCACCTCGGCACGGAGGAGGGCGCGATCGTCGACGAGACCGGCGCCCGGGTCGGCACCCACACCGGCGCCTACGGTTTCACCATCGGCCAGCGCAAGGGCCTGCGGCTGGGCGTGCCGGCCGACGACGGCAAGCCCCGCTACGTCCTGGACATCTCGCCGGTGAACAACACGGTGACCGTCGGCCCCGCCGAGGCGCTGGACGTCACCGCGCTGACCGCGATCCGGCCGCGCTGGTGCGGCACCCCGCCGGCCGGCCCGGCCGCGTACACCGCGCAGCTGCGGGCGCACGGCGAGGACGTACCGGTGACCGCCGAGCTGACCGACGGCGTCCTGGCGGTCACCTTCACCGGGCCGGTGCGCGGGGTCGCCCCCGGCCAGGCGGTGGTGCTGTACGACGGCACGCGGGTCGTCGGCTCGGCCACGATCGCCACGACGGAGCGGGCCGCGACACGGCAGCCCGCCGACCACGCGGCCGCGCACGCCGGGGCGGGCGTATGA
- a CDS encoding ABC transporter ATP-binding protein: MGKPELPGQLGASGKPVEPLLRVTGLVKHFPINRGLLRRQVGAVQAVDGIDFEVAPGETLGVVGESGCGKSTMGRLITRLLEPTGGKIEFQGRDITHLSTGDMRPMRRDVQMIFQDPYSSLNPRHTIGTIVGAPFRLQKVATEHGVKKEVQDLLKLVGLNPEHYNRYPHEFSGGQRQRIGIARALALRPKLVVADEPVSALDVSIQAQVVNLLDDLQAELGLTYVIIAHDLSVIRHVSDRIAVMYLGKVVEIADREALYTTPFHPYTNALLSAVPVPDPKRRQQRSSATGGSGGAPSASNGRILLTGDVPSPIAPPPGCRFHTRCWKATDLCKTQEPPLATLATGHQVACHHPENAPGAVPRSAAAV; this comes from the coding sequence CTGGGCAAGCCGGAGCTGCCGGGCCAGCTGGGCGCGTCGGGTAAGCCCGTCGAACCGCTGCTGCGGGTCACCGGTCTGGTCAAGCACTTTCCGATCAACAGGGGGCTGCTGCGCCGGCAGGTCGGCGCGGTCCAGGCGGTCGACGGCATCGACTTCGAGGTCGCGCCGGGCGAAACCCTGGGCGTGGTCGGCGAGTCCGGGTGCGGCAAGTCCACCATGGGCCGGCTGATCACCCGGCTGCTGGAGCCGACCGGCGGGAAGATCGAGTTCCAGGGCCGTGACATCACCCATCTGAGTACCGGCGACATGCGACCCATGCGCCGCGACGTACAGATGATCTTCCAGGACCCCTACTCGTCGCTCAACCCCCGGCACACGATCGGCACGATCGTCGGGGCGCCCTTCCGGCTGCAGAAGGTGGCGACCGAGCACGGGGTGAAGAAGGAGGTGCAGGACCTCCTGAAGCTGGTCGGCCTCAACCCCGAGCACTACAACCGCTATCCGCACGAGTTCTCCGGCGGGCAGCGGCAGCGCATCGGTATCGCGCGGGCGCTGGCACTGCGTCCCAAGCTGGTGGTCGCCGACGAGCCGGTCTCCGCGCTCGACGTCTCCATCCAGGCCCAGGTGGTCAATCTGCTCGACGACCTCCAGGCCGAGCTGGGGCTGACCTATGTGATCATCGCCCACGACCTGTCGGTGATCCGCCATGTCTCGGACCGGATCGCGGTGATGTACCTCGGCAAGGTCGTGGAGATCGCGGACCGCGAGGCGCTGTACACCACGCCCTTCCACCCGTACACCAACGCGCTGCTCTCCGCGGTGCCGGTGCCGGACCCGAAGCGGCGTCAGCAGCGCAGCAGCGCGACCGGCGGGAGCGGGGGCGCGCCCTCCGCGAGCAACGGTCGGATCCTGCTCACCGGTGACGTTCCCTCGCCGATCGCGCCGCCGCCCGGCTGCCGCTTCCACACGCGGTGCTGGAAGGCGACCGACCTGTGCAAGACGCAGGAACCGCCGCTGGCGACGCTGGCGACCGGACACCAGGTGGCCTGCCACCACCCGGAGAACGCCCCCGGCGCGGTGCCGCGGAGCGCGGCGGCGGTGTAG
- a CDS encoding thioesterase family protein gives MAYAAARAAIGDSEFDRDTAVTPRPDEPGTYDIDLSAGWTIISAVNGGYLLAVVGRALRHALPHPDPLTITAHYLTASQPGPAVIRTQTVRAGRTLSTGQASLFQTDEDGEEVERIRVIAGYGDLDALPDDVRTSATPPAMPDADACVDTGDPGAGGSVPGSSEFLDRLDLRLDPATAGWAVGRPSGAGDMRGWLGLADGRDHDALSLLLAVDALPPTAFDLGLKGWTPTLELTAHLRARPAPGPLRVALTTRNLAGGMLEEDAQVWDSADRLVAQARQLARAPRG, from the coding sequence ATGGCATATGCAGCCGCCCGCGCGGCCATCGGCGACAGCGAATTCGACCGGGACACCGCGGTCACCCCCCGGCCGGACGAGCCGGGCACGTACGACATCGACCTGTCCGCGGGCTGGACGATCATCTCGGCCGTCAACGGCGGCTATCTGCTGGCCGTCGTCGGCCGGGCGCTGCGCCACGCGCTGCCGCACCCCGACCCGCTCACCATCACCGCGCACTACCTCACCGCCTCCCAGCCGGGCCCCGCGGTGATCAGGACGCAGACCGTACGGGCCGGGCGCACCCTCTCCACCGGCCAGGCGTCGCTCTTCCAGACCGACGAGGACGGCGAGGAGGTCGAACGCATCCGGGTCATCGCCGGCTACGGGGACCTGGACGCGCTCCCCGACGACGTAAGGACCTCCGCGACCCCGCCGGCCATGCCCGACGCCGACGCGTGCGTCGACACCGGTGACCCGGGCGCGGGCGGGTCCGTACCCGGATCGTCCGAGTTCCTCGACCGGCTCGATCTGCGGCTCGACCCGGCCACCGCGGGCTGGGCGGTCGGCCGGCCCTCGGGCGCCGGCGACATGCGCGGCTGGCTGGGCCTGGCCGACGGGCGCGACCACGACGCGCTCTCGCTGCTGCTCGCCGTGGACGCGCTGCCGCCGACCGCCTTCGACCTCGGCCTCAAGGGCTGGACCCCCACCCTGGAGCTCACCGCGCACCTGCGCGCCCGGCCCGCGCCCGGTCCGCTGCGTGTGGCGCTCACCACGCGGAATCTGGCCGGCGGGATGCTGGAGGAGGACGCCCAGGTCTGGGACAGCGCGGACCGGCTGGTCGCGCAGGCGCGGCAGCTCGCCCGGGCGCCGCGGGGCTGA
- a CDS encoding TIGR00730 family Rossman fold protein, translating into MNICVFLSAADLGEQYTTPAREFAELLGKGGHTLVWGGSDVGLMKVVADGVQRAGGRLVGVSVEFLQHKARPDTDEMIIARDLAQRKAELLLRSDAVVIMVGGTGTLDEATEILELKKHGLHSKPVVLLNSAGFYDGLKQQFRRMEAEGFLPLPLADLVYFAEDGAAAMAYLQEQR; encoded by the coding sequence ATGAACATCTGCGTCTTCCTCTCCGCCGCCGACCTGGGCGAGCAGTACACGACGCCCGCGCGGGAGTTCGCCGAGCTGCTCGGCAAGGGCGGCCACACCCTGGTGTGGGGCGGCTCCGATGTCGGGCTGATGAAGGTCGTCGCGGACGGCGTGCAGCGGGCGGGCGGCCGGCTGGTCGGCGTGTCCGTGGAGTTCCTTCAGCACAAGGCGCGGCCGGACACCGACGAGATGATCATCGCCCGCGACCTCGCCCAGCGGAAGGCCGAGCTGCTGCTGCGCTCCGACGCCGTCGTGATCATGGTCGGCGGCACCGGCACGCTGGACGAGGCCACGGAGATCCTGGAGCTCAAGAAGCACGGACTGCACTCCAAACCGGTGGTCCTGCTCAACAGCGCGGGGTTCTACGACGGGCTCAAGCAGCAGTTCCGCAGAATGGAGGCCGAAGGCTTCCTGCCACTGCCGCTGGCCGACCTGGTGTACTTCGCCGAGGACGGCGCCGCCGCGATGGCCTACCTCCAGGAGCAGCGATGA
- a CDS encoding cysteine desulfurase family protein: MAYFDHAATTPMLPEAVQAMTAHLSVTGNASSLHTAGRRARRTVEESRETLAAALGARPSEIVFTGGGTESDNLAVKGLFWARRQADPRRVRVLSSPVEHHAVLDAVYWLADHEGAVVEWLEVDAYGRVHPDTLRAALERDPDGVALVTVMWANNEVGTVMDVTGLAAVAGEFGVPMHSDAVQAFGQTEVDFAASGLDAMTVTGHKIGGPYGVGALVLRREDTPVPLLHGGGQERSRSGTLDVPAIAAFAAAGALAAERRADFAREVGALRDVLVRGVRKEVPDAILNGDPSGEGRLPANAHFTFPGCEGDSLLLLLDAQGIACSTGSACTAGVAQPSHVLLAMHQPATYARATLRFSLGHTSTPAEVAALTTAIGPAVTRARAAGQT; the protein is encoded by the coding sequence ATGGCCTACTTCGACCACGCCGCCACCACGCCGATGCTTCCGGAGGCGGTCCAGGCGATGACCGCCCACCTCTCGGTGACCGGCAACGCCTCCTCGCTGCACACCGCGGGACGCCGGGCCCGGCGTACCGTCGAGGAGTCCAGAGAGACGCTGGCCGCCGCGCTCGGCGCCCGGCCCAGCGAGATCGTCTTCACCGGCGGCGGCACCGAGTCCGACAACCTCGCCGTCAAGGGCCTGTTCTGGGCCCGCAGGCAGGCCGACCCACGCCGGGTCAGGGTGCTGTCCAGCCCGGTCGAGCACCACGCCGTGCTCGACGCGGTGTACTGGCTCGCCGACCACGAGGGCGCGGTCGTGGAGTGGCTGGAGGTCGACGCGTACGGCCGGGTGCACCCCGACACCCTGCGGGCGGCCCTGGAGCGCGACCCGGACGGCGTCGCCCTGGTCACCGTCATGTGGGCCAACAACGAGGTCGGCACGGTCATGGACGTGACCGGACTGGCCGCCGTGGCAGGGGAGTTCGGCGTGCCGATGCACTCCGACGCGGTGCAGGCGTTCGGCCAGACCGAGGTGGACTTCGCGGCCAGCGGGCTCGACGCGATGACCGTGACCGGGCACAAGATCGGCGGGCCGTACGGGGTCGGCGCGCTGGTGCTGCGCCGCGAGGACACGCCCGTGCCGCTGCTGCACGGGGGCGGGCAGGAGCGGAGCCGGTCGGGCACGCTCGACGTGCCCGCCATCGCCGCCTTCGCCGCGGCGGGCGCGCTGGCCGCCGAGCGGCGGGCCGACTTCGCCCGCGAGGTCGGCGCGTTGCGGGACGTGCTCGTGCGGGGTGTGCGCAAGGAGGTGCCCGACGCGATCCTCAACGGGGACCCGTCGGGGGAGGGGCGGCTGCCGGCCAACGCGCACTTCACGTTCCCCGGGTGCGAGGGGGACTCGCTGCTGCTGCTGCTCGACGCGCAGGGGATCGCGTGCTCCACGGGGTCCGCGTGCACGGCGGGGGTGGCGCAGCCGAGCCATGTGCTGCTGGCCATGCATCAGCCGGCCACGTACGCCCGGGCGACGCTGCGGTTCAGTCTGGGCCACACCTCGACCCCCGCGGAGGTCGCGGCCCTCACCACGGCCATCGGCCCCGCCGTCACCCGCGCCCGCGCCGCGGGCCAGACCTAG